A single genomic interval of Pan paniscus chromosome 18, NHGRI_mPanPan1-v2.0_pri, whole genome shotgun sequence harbors:
- the HBM gene encoding hemoglobin subunit mu codes for MLSAQERAHIAQVWDLIAGHEAQFGAELLLRLFTVYPSTKVYFPHLSACQDATQLLSHGQRMLAAVGAAVRHMDNLRAALSPLADLHALVLRVDPANFPLLIQCFHVVLASHLQDEFTVQMQAAWDKFLTGVAVVLTEKYR; via the exons ATGCTCAGCGCCCAGGAGCGCGCCCACATCGCGCAGGTCTGGGACCTGATTGCGGGCCACGAGGCGCAATTCGGGGCGGAGCTGCTGCTCAG GCTCTTCACAGTGTACCCCAGCACCAAGGTCTACTTCCCGCACCTGAGCGCCTGCCAGGACGCGACGCAGCTGCTGAGCCACGGGCAGCGCATGCTGGCGGCTGTGGGCGCGGCGGTGCGGCACATGGACAACCTGCGCGCCGCGCTGAGCCCGCTGGCGGACCTGCACGCGCTCGTGCTGCGCGTGGACCCAGCCAACTTTCCG CTGCTAATCCAGTGTTTCCACGTCGTGCTGGCCTCCCACCTGCAGGACGAGTTCACCGTGCAAATGCAAGCGGCGTGGGACAAGTTCCTGACTGGTGTGGCCGTGGTGCTGACCGAAAAATACCGCTGA
- the HBQ1 gene encoding hemoglobin subunit theta-1 → MALSAEDRALVRALWKKLGSNVGVYTTEALERTFLAFPATKTYFSHLDLSPGSSQVRAHGQKVADALSLAVERLDDLPHALSALSHLHACQLRVDPASFQLLGHCLLVTLARHYPGDFSPALQASLDKFLSHVISALVSEYR, encoded by the exons ATGGCGCTGTCCGCGGAGGACCGGGCGCTGGTGCGCGCCCTGTGGAAGAAGCTGGGCAGCAACGTCGGCGTCTACACGACAGAGGCCCTGGAGAG GACCTTCCTGGCCTTCCCCGCCACGAAGACCTACTTCTCCCACCTGGACCTGAGTCCCGGCTCCTCACAGGTCAGAGCCCACGGCCAGAAGGTGGCGGACGCGCTGAGCCTCGCCGTGGAGCGCCTGGACGACTTACCCCACGCGCTGTCCGCGCTGAGCCACCTGCACGCGTGCCAGCTGCGAGTGGACCCGGCCAGCTTCCAG CTCCTGGGCCACTGCCTGCTGGTAACCCTCGCCCGGCACTACCCCGGAGACTTCAGCCCCGCGCTGCAGGCGTCGCTGGACAAGTTCCTGAGCCACGTGATCTCGGCGCTGGTTTCCGAGTACCGCTGA
- the HBA1 gene encoding hemoglobin subunit alpha, with protein MVLSPADKTNVKAAWGKVGAHAGEYGAEALERMFLSFPTTKTYFPHFDLSHGSAQVKGHGKKVADALTNAVAHVDDMPNALSALSDLHAHKLRVDPVNFKLLSHCLLVTLAAHLPAEFTPAVHASLDKFLASVSTVLTSKYR; from the exons ATGGTGCTGTCTCCTGCCGACAAGACCAACGTCAAGGCCGCCTGGGGTAAGGTCGGCGCGCACGCTGGCGAGTATGGTGCGGAGGCCCTGGAGAG GATGTTCCTGTCCTTCCCCACCACCAAGACTTACTTCCCGCACTTCGACCTGAGCCACGGCTCTGCCCAGGTTAAGGGCCACGGCAAGAAGGTGGCCGACGCGCTGACCAACGCCGTGGCGCACGTGGACGACATGCCCAACGCGCTGTCCGCCCTGAGCGACCTGCACGCGCACAAGCTTCGGGTGGACCCGGTCAACTTCAAG CTCCTAAGCCACTGCCTGCTGGTGACCCTGGCCGCCCACCTCCCCGCCGAGTTCACCCCTGCGGTGCACGCCTCCCTGGACAAGTTCCTGGCTTCTGTGAGCACCGTGCTGACCTCCAAATACCGTTAA